One Endozoicomonas gorgoniicola DNA window includes the following coding sequences:
- a CDS encoding class II fumarate hydratase encodes MSTSANSNDVRIETDSLGEVAVPTNALYGAQTQRAVNNFPVSGQPLPEAFITAIAHIKKAAASANLSLGLLSNDKAESITKAANQIIAAEYPGSFYSQFPIDVYQTGSGTSTNMNVNEVISHLARHNGTAPVSPNDDVNLGQSSNDLIPSAIHVASALLVEHQLLPAVSHLIRTLEGRINDIGSIVKTGRTHTMDAMPVTFAQEMGGWQALLQQDQERLKATQKRLLQLTLGGTAVGSGTNTHPHYSQTVCDALEQDTGLRFTPAPNFFAAQSVPATALELSAGLRGLAVSLMKIANDLRWMNSGPLAGMGEIELPALQPGSSIMPGKINPVISESVTMVAAQIIGLDTAVTIAAQSGHFELNVMLPLVANNLVQSITLASNASSILADKAIKGFRVREANINKSLDRNPVLVTALNPIIGYMKAAEIAKQAYREQRSILDVAKEKTDLSEEELRKILNPAQLTKGGISKH; translated from the coding sequence ATGAGTACATCAGCCAACTCAAACGATGTCAGAATCGAAACAGACAGCCTGGGAGAAGTCGCTGTACCCACTAATGCGTTATATGGTGCGCAAACCCAGCGGGCAGTGAATAACTTTCCGGTCAGTGGACAACCCCTGCCCGAAGCGTTTATCACCGCCATTGCCCACATCAAAAAAGCCGCTGCGTCTGCAAACCTGTCGCTGGGTTTGCTCTCAAACGACAAGGCAGAGTCCATCACCAAAGCGGCGAACCAGATCATTGCAGCCGAGTACCCTGGTTCTTTTTACAGCCAGTTCCCCATTGATGTGTACCAGACTGGTTCCGGCACCAGCACCAATATGAACGTCAATGAAGTCATCAGCCACCTTGCCAGACACAACGGTACAGCGCCTGTCAGCCCAAACGACGATGTGAACCTTGGTCAGAGCAGCAATGATCTGATTCCCTCAGCCATTCATGTAGCTTCTGCCCTGCTTGTGGAGCACCAGCTTCTGCCTGCGGTTTCACACCTGATCAGAACCCTTGAAGGGCGAATCAATGACATCGGTTCGATTGTCAAAACCGGACGCACTCACACCATGGACGCCATGCCGGTCACCTTTGCCCAGGAAATGGGGGGCTGGCAAGCGTTACTTCAGCAGGACCAGGAGCGTTTGAAAGCCACGCAGAAACGTCTGTTACAACTGACGTTGGGTGGAACAGCGGTCGGTTCCGGCACCAATACTCACCCCCACTATTCACAGACGGTCTGCGATGCCCTGGAACAAGACACCGGGTTACGGTTCACACCCGCCCCGAATTTTTTTGCAGCCCAGAGTGTTCCTGCTACCGCTCTGGAACTGTCTGCAGGCCTGCGGGGATTAGCGGTCAGCCTGATGAAGATTGCCAATGACCTGCGCTGGATGAACAGTGGCCCGCTGGCAGGAATGGGGGAAATTGAACTGCCTGCACTGCAACCGGGTTCCAGTATTATGCCCGGCAAGATCAATCCGGTGATTTCAGAGTCCGTCACCATGGTGGCAGCCCAGATAATCGGGCTGGATACCGCAGTGACTATTGCCGCCCAGTCCGGCCACTTTGAACTGAATGTCATGTTGCCACTGGTGGCGAATAACCTTGTGCAATCCATTACGCTTGCCAGTAATGCCAGCTCAATTCTGGCTGACAAGGCCATCAAGGGGTTCAGGGTACGGGAAGCGAACATTAACAAATCCCTTGACCGTAACCCGGTTCTGGTGACCGCCCTTAATCCGATTATTGGTTATATGAAAGCAGCGGAAATTGCCAAACAGGCTTACCGGGAACAACGCTCTATTCTGGACGTTGCGAAAGAGAAAACCGACCTTTCAGAAGAGGAGCTGAGGAAGATTCTTAACCCTGCCCAGCTCACTAAAGGGGGCATTAGCAAACATTGA
- a CDS encoding YdcF family protein — MRWFLKQSLLPPVLLIWMVAVGLIFKTTLGWLPWLALLVFYGLSTTPVATVLSKGLEWYEALDTKSSCQEADAIVILGGGYPRSTPEYEGFQPTALSLERIRYGATVHRQCGVPLLASGGGERSEAETMAEILRKDYGINVRWQEKQSLTTWQNALYSYDMLSRDLGKENLRIILVTHSWHMPRSVLSYQKMGFEVIPAPTLFTWSEVPWKKLRYWLPQTRNLRSSELALHEYLGLIWYWLSDRLHIDN, encoded by the coding sequence ATGCGATGGTTTTTAAAGCAAAGCCTGCTGCCACCGGTTTTGCTGATATGGATGGTTGCCGTGGGATTGATCTTTAAAACAACACTGGGATGGTTACCCTGGCTGGCATTGCTGGTTTTCTATGGGTTGTCAACAACGCCGGTTGCAACCGTTCTCAGTAAGGGGCTTGAGTGGTATGAAGCCCTTGATACCAAGTCGTCCTGTCAGGAGGCTGATGCCATTGTGATTCTGGGAGGCGGATACCCCCGCTCAACACCGGAGTACGAGGGCTTTCAACCAACCGCCCTGTCTCTGGAGCGCATTCGTTATGGCGCAACGGTGCATCGTCAGTGTGGTGTGCCTTTGCTGGCCAGTGGGGGTGGCGAACGTTCAGAGGCTGAAACCATGGCGGAAATATTGCGCAAAGATTATGGCATCAACGTTCGCTGGCAGGAAAAGCAAAGCCTCACCACCTGGCAGAATGCTCTTTACAGCTATGACATGCTGAGCAGGGATCTGGGGAAGGAAAACCTTCGCATTATTCTGGTGACTCACAGCTGGCACATGCCCCGGTCCGTTTTAAGCTATCAGAAGATGGGCTTTGAGGTCATTCCTGCACCGACCCTGTTCACATGGTCAGAGGTTCCATGGAAAAAACTCCGATACTGGCTGCCTCAGACACGCAACCTGAGAAGTAGTGAACTGGCTCTGCACGAATATCTGGGGCTGATCTGGTACTGGCTCAGTGACCGGCTTCATATCGATAACTGA
- the chrA gene encoding chromate efflux transporter, giving the protein MLKNCFDVFIRFLTLGCYAFGGPTAHIGYFHREFVEKRQWLSEQEYADTVALCQMLPGPASSQVGISIGFDRAGLPGALAAFTGFTLPSAILMVLLAMGYSEVSGLSSAMGILHGVKLFAVAVVADALIKMGKSLCPDRPRVTMAIITAALMLMMPGVTMQMTVIIAGAIAGYVIYNQNTDTNLLPEVKGRKRIAFAAAALFVAGILVVPVIAAQSDNAALQLFDSFYRSGALVFGGGHVVLPMLQAELVHDAGVTADAFLVGYSAAQAVPGPMFTLAPFLGGVFGGSFNLSYALVALVAMFAPSFLLLAAAWPFWNRLKAMPTLRSAINGINAVVTGLLLAALYDPVITLAIKGAEDVALALLAYLLLAVWKLPVALMVLLYAGIGFALF; this is encoded by the coding sequence ATGCTGAAAAATTGTTTTGACGTGTTTATCCGCTTTCTGACTCTGGGCTGCTATGCCTTTGGAGGACCGACGGCACACATAGGTTATTTCCACCGGGAGTTTGTTGAAAAACGACAGTGGTTAAGTGAACAGGAATACGCTGATACCGTTGCCCTGTGCCAGATGCTGCCGGGACCTGCGAGCAGTCAGGTGGGTATCAGCATTGGCTTTGACCGCGCAGGTTTGCCGGGTGCGTTGGCGGCTTTTACAGGCTTCACGCTGCCTTCAGCCATTCTTATGGTCTTGCTGGCAATGGGTTACAGTGAAGTGTCTGGGCTTTCCTCCGCCATGGGAATTTTGCACGGTGTCAAACTGTTTGCGGTGGCTGTGGTCGCTGATGCGCTGATTAAAATGGGGAAGTCTCTCTGTCCTGACCGCCCACGGGTGACGATGGCGATCATCACCGCCGCTCTGATGTTAATGATGCCCGGTGTCACCATGCAGATGACAGTGATTATCGCTGGCGCGATAGCCGGTTATGTTATTTACAACCAGAATACCGACACAAACCTACTGCCTGAAGTTAAGGGACGTAAGCGTATAGCCTTTGCTGCAGCCGCTTTGTTTGTAGCAGGCATTCTTGTAGTTCCGGTTATCGCCGCACAGTCTGATAACGCAGCATTACAGTTGTTTGACAGTTTCTACCGCTCTGGCGCTCTGGTGTTTGGCGGTGGTCACGTGGTTTTGCCCATGCTTCAGGCTGAACTGGTACACGACGCCGGAGTCACAGCTGACGCGTTTCTGGTGGGGTACAGTGCTGCCCAGGCCGTGCCGGGGCCAATGTTTACTCTGGCACCTTTTCTGGGTGGTGTTTTTGGTGGCAGCTTTAACCTGAGTTACGCTCTGGTTGCCCTGGTGGCCATGTTCGCACCGTCCTTTTTGTTGCTGGCTGCCGCCTGGCCATTCTGGAACCGCCTGAAGGCGATGCCAACACTGCGTTCTGCCATCAATGGTATCAATGCCGTGGTCACGGGTTTGCTACTCGCCGCGTTGTACGACCCGGTTATTACATTGGCTATTAAAGGGGCGGAAGATGTCGCGCTGGCGTTGCTGGCCTACCTGCTGCTGGCTGTCTGGAAGTTGCCGGTTGCTCTGATGGTACTGCTGTACGCAGGCATTGGATTCGCTCTGTTTTGA
- a CDS encoding GNAT family N-acetyltransferase, with protein MQLIEPNENLKNEFSIFITDIRNNDPDRYFMYTDAEIDLSKYINSLSEQKKGNNLPQGYSPCSHFWLIDNNDNILGALRVRHNINSKYLAEELGHIGYDIAPKYRKNGFGTLMLQLGLLEARKLNIKEILITADENNVASRKVIEKNGGEYESTRFGKTSGINIARYWSRA; from the coding sequence ATGCAATTAATTGAGCCAAATGAAAATTTAAAAAATGAATTTTCTATTTTTATAACTGATATCAGAAATAACGATCCTGATCGATATTTCATGTATACAGATGCTGAAATCGATTTATCAAAATATATTAACTCACTGTCAGAACAGAAAAAGGGCAACAACCTTCCTCAAGGTTATTCACCATGCAGTCATTTCTGGTTGATAGACAACAATGATAATATTTTAGGTGCATTAAGGGTACGCCATAACATTAATAGTAAATATCTTGCAGAAGAACTTGGTCACATCGGCTACGATATAGCACCAAAATATAGGAAAAATGGTTTTGGTACTTTAATGCTTCAATTGGGTCTTTTAGAAGCAAGGAAATTAAACATAAAAGAAATTCTTATCACGGCTGATGAAAATAACGTTGCGTCAAGAAAAGTTATTGAAAAAAATGGTGGTGAATACGAATCAACCAGGTTTGGGAAAACCTCAGGTATAAATATTGCCCGCTATTGGTCACGAGCATGA
- a CDS encoding 2TM domain-containing protein, producing the protein MIVRKLRLERGWSQEQLSELSGLSIRTVQRIERGQKASLESLKSLAAVFQIDLSELSGENEMSTETKLSTEEQQVIEHVRDIKAFYSHATSYALIVGALFILNFFVSPDYLWAKWVALGWGVGVVSHGLSVFEVFNLFGPNWERKQIEKRLGKNSKNDK; encoded by the coding sequence ATGATTGTCAGGAAACTAAGGCTTGAACGTGGCTGGTCGCAGGAACAGCTATCAGAACTCAGTGGATTGAGTATCCGAACCGTTCAACGTATCGAACGGGGACAAAAGGCCAGCCTTGAGTCATTGAAATCTTTAGCTGCGGTTTTTCAGATTGACCTGTCAGAACTGTCCGGGGAAAATGAGATGAGCACTGAAACAAAGTTATCAACAGAAGAGCAGCAAGTAATAGAGCATGTTCGTGATATCAAGGCATTTTACTCCCATGCCACTTCTTATGCTTTGATCGTCGGTGCTCTTTTTATTCTGAATTTTTTCGTATCGCCTGATTACTTATGGGCTAAGTGGGTCGCATTGGGTTGGGGAGTTGGTGTTGTCTCTCATGGTCTCAGCGTTTTTGAAGTCTTTAACCTTTTTGGGCCGAACTGGGAACGGAAACAGATAGAGAAAAGACTCGGTAAAAACTCGAAAAACGACAAATGA
- the tatC gene encoding twin-arginine translocase subunit TatC translates to MTSSASTGDREQPLIQHLLELRTRIIRSTVVILIVFAGLFYFSSDIYEFISQPLRVYLPEGASMIATDVASPFLAPFKLTLVLSLFIAVPYILHQVWAFISPGLYQHEKRLAVPLLIASVLLFYGGMAFAYFVVFPLVFGFFTSIGPESVTVMTDINSYLNFILKLFFAFGLAFEIPVATVLLIWSGVSDIDSLAKKRPYVIVGCFVLGMLLTPPDVISQTLLAGPMWLLFEIGILFARLNPAVSAKRAEAE, encoded by the coding sequence ATGACTTCCAGTGCAAGTACCGGCGACAGGGAGCAGCCACTGATCCAGCATCTGCTGGAGCTGAGAACCCGTATTATTCGCAGCACAGTGGTTATATTGATTGTGTTTGCCGGACTGTTTTACTTTTCCAGCGATATTTACGAGTTCATATCACAGCCGTTGCGGGTCTATCTGCCTGAAGGTGCCAGCATGATTGCGACCGATGTCGCATCGCCTTTTCTGGCTCCCTTCAAGCTGACACTGGTATTGTCTCTGTTTATCGCTGTCCCCTACATTCTGCACCAGGTCTGGGCATTTATTTCACCGGGGCTGTATCAACATGAAAAGCGTCTGGCGGTACCGCTGCTGATCGCCAGTGTCCTGTTGTTTTACGGCGGAATGGCGTTCGCTTATTTTGTGGTTTTCCCACTGGTATTTGGTTTCTTTACCAGTATTGGCCCTGAAAGCGTGACGGTGATGACTGACATTAACAGTTATCTGAATTTTATTTTGAAGCTGTTTTTTGCTTTTGGCCTGGCTTTTGAAATTCCGGTTGCGACGGTGCTGTTGATCTGGTCTGGCGTATCGGATATTGATTCTCTGGCAAAGAAACGCCCCTATGTCATTGTCGGGTGTTTTGTTCTGGGGATGTTGCTAACACCACCGGATGTCATTTCCCAGACACTGCTGGCGGGGCCGATGTGGCTGTTGTTTGAAATAGGTATTTTATTTGCCCGCCTGAATCCGGCTGTTTCTGCAAAGCGAGCTGAAGCTGAATAG
- the tatB gene encoding Sec-independent protein translocase protein TatB, giving the protein MFDIGFAEILVIALLGLVVLGPERLPQVIRTAVRWLHHFRQTARNVRETMESELNIEEIKQDLHFKDIERQLQGVKQQASEAGESMNNMSSQLQKELDRSLSQQLDSKEQLDKKEQLDKKELLDSKEGSSVKSQSGGKP; this is encoded by the coding sequence GTGTTTGATATTGGCTTTGCCGAAATATTGGTCATTGCTCTTCTGGGGCTGGTGGTTCTTGGGCCTGAGAGGCTTCCCCAGGTAATACGTACCGCTGTCCGCTGGCTGCATCACTTCAGGCAGACTGCGCGTAATGTTCGGGAAACCATGGAAAGCGAGCTTAATATTGAAGAAATCAAACAGGATTTGCATTTCAAGGATATTGAACGACAATTGCAGGGTGTAAAACAGCAGGCTTCTGAGGCAGGGGAGAGTATGAATAATATGTCGTCCCAGTTGCAGAAAGAACTTGATCGTTCTCTCAGTCAGCAGCTTGATAGCAAGGAGCAGCTTGATAAGAAGGAGCAGCTTGATAAGAAGGAGCTGCTTGATAGCAAGGAAGGCTCGTCGGTTAAGAGTCAGTCAGGAGGCAAACCATGA
- a CDS encoding Sec-independent protein translocase subunit TatA, whose amino-acid sequence MGLGGISIWQLVIILLIVVMLFGTKKLKTLGSDLGSAVKGFKDATADEKNEGQASGKEIPHDKS is encoded by the coding sequence ATGGGTCTGGGTGGAATCAGTATCTGGCAGCTGGTGATTATTCTGTTGATTGTCGTGATGTTGTTCGGTACCAAAAAGCTAAAGACACTGGGCAGTGATCTGGGTAGTGCGGTTAAAGGATTTAAGGACGCTACCGCCGATGAAAAGAATGAAGGCCAGGCTTCCGGTAAGGAAATCCCACACGATAAATCCTGA
- a CDS encoding LacI family DNA-binding transcriptional regulator yields MANIKDVAKLAGVSISTVSRVVNNTAGVARSKKEAVVRAMSELDYKPNSFAKALVSNKSDTLGLVVGDLGDPFFSLLMRGVEKVASHYNKQLLVSSGHHDPEREKEAILSLIDRRCDAIVVHSKALSDYKVMELLESQTSSVIINRRMQGFEERCIYLDNRRAGEMATRYLLEHGHRHIAFIARSSENKHLELEDTRDRYQGYQDALLAHSIFPDAGLLSKNQPDEKGGYDATIELLNRKVEFTAIFAYNDAMAAGCMMALRERKVQVPNDVSVMGVDDVLLAHFLNPGLTTVRYPIEAMGTAAASLALALAGEHEPEQPKLVREFMPEIKIRESVRCLK; encoded by the coding sequence GTGGCTAATATAAAAGATGTCGCAAAACTGGCGGGAGTCTCCATATCTACTGTTTCCCGCGTTGTAAACAATACGGCAGGTGTTGCACGGAGCAAAAAAGAGGCTGTAGTGCGAGCCATGTCTGAGCTTGACTACAAACCGAACAGCTTTGCCAAGGCTCTGGTCAGCAATAAATCCGATACTCTGGGCCTGGTGGTCGGCGATCTGGGTGATCCTTTCTTCAGCCTGCTTATGCGCGGTGTTGAAAAGGTTGCCAGTCACTATAACAAACAGCTGTTAGTCAGCTCAGGCCACCACGATCCGGAAAGGGAAAAAGAAGCTATCCTCTCTTTGATTGACCGCCGATGTGATGCCATTGTCGTTCATTCCAAAGCGCTCTCTGACTATAAGGTGATGGAACTGCTTGAGTCTCAAACCAGCTCGGTCATTATCAATCGAAGAATGCAGGGATTTGAGGAACGTTGCATCTATCTCGACAACCGTAGAGCCGGAGAGATGGCGACCCGCTATCTGCTTGAACACGGACATCGGCATATTGCATTTATCGCCCGCTCTTCAGAAAACAAACACCTTGAACTCGAAGATACCCGTGACCGCTATCAGGGCTATCAGGATGCCTTGCTGGCTCACAGCATATTCCCGGACGCTGGATTGCTCAGTAAAAACCAGCCTGACGAAAAGGGAGGCTATGACGCCACCATTGAGCTGCTGAACCGTAAGGTTGAATTTACCGCTATCTTTGCTTACAACGACGCGATGGCGGCTGGTTGCATGATGGCATTAAGGGAACGCAAAGTTCAGGTGCCAAACGACGTATCAGTGATGGGGGTTGATGACGTACTGCTGGCACACTTCCTTAACCCTGGCCTGACCACTGTCCGCTATCCCATTGAAGCGATGGGCACAGCGGCTGCGTCTCTGGCTCTGGCACTCGCTGGCGAACATGAGCCTGAGCAACCAAAACTGGTCAGGGAGTTTATGCCTGAGATTAAAATCAGGGAATCGGTACGCTGCCTGAAGTAA
- a CDS encoding RNA-guided endonuclease InsQ/TnpB family protein, giving the protein MNKRAFKYRFYPTPEQETLLAQTFGCIRFVYNHILRWRTDEYYNNGCSINYNAASKQLTELKKNPEYQWLKDVSSVPVQQALRHQQTAFKNFWEGRAKYPTFKKRHAKQSATFAASAFKYKEGQLFIAKSKEPLNIRWSRELSSEPTSITISKDRAGRYFVSMLCEFEAKPMPISNKTVGIDLGLNDLFVTSDGQKSGNPRHTKRYEQKLAYLQRKLVKKQKSSNNRAKAKLKVARLHAKIADCRMDATHKASRKLINENQVVCVESLNVKGMIKNPKLAKHIADANWGEFVRQLQYKAEWAERIVVQIDRFFPSSRRCSSCGFIHESLPLSIREWKCPKCNTLHDRDINAAINIKTAGLAGLACGATGTGVAA; this is encoded by the coding sequence ATGAATAAACGAGCTTTCAAATACAGATTTTACCCAACGCCTGAGCAGGAAACCTTGCTTGCTCAGACGTTTGGCTGTATTCGGTTCGTTTACAACCATATCCTTCGCTGGCGTACTGATGAGTACTACAACAATGGTTGTAGTATTAATTACAATGCCGCCTCGAAGCAGCTTACAGAGCTGAAAAAGAACCCTGAGTACCAGTGGTTGAAAGATGTTTCTTCTGTACCTGTTCAGCAAGCACTACGACACCAGCAAACCGCCTTCAAAAACTTCTGGGAAGGTCGGGCGAAATACCCCACTTTCAAAAAGAGACACGCAAAGCAGAGTGCTACTTTTGCCGCTTCTGCTTTCAAGTACAAAGAAGGTCAGCTATTCATAGCTAAAAGCAAAGAGCCTTTGAATATCCGCTGGAGCAGAGAGCTATCGTCAGAGCCTACCAGCATAACCATCAGCAAAGACAGAGCTGGACGCTACTTTGTATCCATGCTGTGCGAGTTTGAAGCTAAACCAATGCCTATTTCTAACAAGACAGTGGGCATTGATTTAGGCTTAAATGATCTGTTCGTCACTTCAGACGGCCAAAAATCCGGTAATCCAAGACACACCAAGCGCTACGAGCAAAAGCTCGCCTACCTTCAGCGTAAGCTGGTGAAAAAGCAGAAAAGCAGTAACAACCGAGCTAAAGCAAAGCTCAAGGTTGCCCGCCTTCATGCGAAAATAGCTGATTGCCGGATGGATGCTACTCATAAAGCATCCCGCAAACTAATTAACGAGAACCAAGTTGTTTGTGTAGAGTCCCTGAATGTGAAAGGCATGATCAAAAATCCAAAACTGGCAAAGCATATAGCTGATGCAAACTGGGGTGAATTTGTACGGCAGTTGCAGTACAAAGCCGAGTGGGCAGAAAGGATTGTTGTTCAGATAGACCGATTCTTTCCCAGCTCCAGGCGTTGCTCCAGTTGCGGATTCATCCATGAAAGTTTGCCGTTGTCTATCCGTGAATGGAAATGCCCGAAGTGCAATACCCTTCACGACAGGGATATTAATGCGGCAATCAATATCAAAACCGCCGGGCTGGCGGGGTTGGCCTGTGGAGCGACTGGAACGGGGGTTGCAGCCTAG
- a CDS encoding sulfite exporter TauE/SafE family protein, with protein MDFGVPLLPFLLAAVPAVLIAAVGKGGLGNAMGVMAVPLMSLVIPPIQAAAILLPLLLIMDLFAIWGWRGFVDWNILKVIMLPGLMGVGLGLLIFYQLPENAVRFLIGSIAILFCFHQFFSKGTAPDKPSRLKGVFWATVSGFTSFGVHAGGAPLSVYMLPLKLDKKVLSGTMAIFFGVVNLSKIPAYGGLGELGVDNLILSAILLPLCPLGVFAGMKLVHRIREDIFYKVLYTGLLITGAKLIMDAL; from the coding sequence ATGGATTTTGGTGTGCCACTGTTACCGTTTTTATTAGCTGCTGTGCCTGCGGTTCTTATCGCTGCTGTGGGAAAGGGCGGCCTGGGTAACGCGATGGGGGTAATGGCTGTTCCTCTTATGTCACTGGTTATTCCACCGATTCAGGCGGCTGCCATTCTTCTGCCGTTACTGCTCATCATGGATCTGTTTGCCATCTGGGGGTGGAGAGGGTTTGTTGACTGGAATATTCTGAAGGTCATTATGCTACCGGGCTTAATGGGGGTGGGGCTTGGGTTACTGATTTTTTATCAACTGCCTGAGAATGCCGTTCGCTTTCTGATTGGTAGCATCGCTATTCTGTTTTGCTTCCATCAGTTTTTCTCAAAAGGTACCGCGCCCGATAAACCCAGCCGCCTTAAGGGCGTTTTCTGGGCAACAGTCAGTGGGTTCACCAGTTTTGGTGTCCATGCAGGAGGGGCGCCGCTTAGTGTGTACATGCTGCCCCTCAAATTAGATAAAAAGGTACTGAGTGGTACGATGGCGATATTTTTCGGAGTGGTGAATCTCTCGAAGATTCCAGCTTATGGCGGTTTGGGTGAGCTGGGTGTCGATAACCTCATACTGTCGGCTATTCTTTTACCCCTCTGTCCACTGGGTGTTTTTGCAGGCATGAAACTGGTGCATCGCATCCGTGAGGATATTTTTTACAAGGTGCTTTACACCGGGCTGCTGATAACCGGTGCAAAACTCATTATGGATGCGCTGTGA
- a CDS encoding sugar phosphate isomerase/epimerase family protein yields the protein MINTNTKYDRYRFAAAPCSWGIGNPQCPDSPVWRNLLQEASEAGYSSIELGPYGYFPTDGSMLKDELRIRGMSVISGRVYEALWDRTRLEETLSKTRKVCQLLHAVGAKQLVIVDAVNDIRERFAGISEQAPRLDKPRWRTMMSTIRCIADIAMYDYGIRAVVHPHAGSYLEFDDEISRMLEDVPYEKAGLCLDTGHFVYAGLEPAQWMKECTFRLEHVHFKDVCNQRLEYCLNSQMVGFKDACDFGVLRSVGEGDIDYCAIKSALDRVEYDGWITLQQLRDPNSEVTPFEDVRRSLNHLRELGF from the coding sequence ATGATAAATACAAATACGAAATACGATCGCTACCGTTTTGCCGCTGCCCCTTGCTCCTGGGGTATAGGCAATCCGCAATGTCCGGACAGCCCGGTGTGGCGAAATCTGTTGCAGGAAGCTTCAGAGGCGGGTTACTCGAGTATTGAGCTTGGGCCTTATGGTTATTTTCCCACCGATGGCAGCATGCTGAAAGACGAGCTGAGAATACGGGGCATGTCGGTTATCTCAGGCAGGGTCTATGAAGCGTTGTGGGATAGAACCCGGCTGGAAGAAACCCTGTCCAAAACCCGCAAGGTCTGCCAGCTGCTTCATGCTGTGGGAGCAAAACAGCTGGTGATTGTTGATGCGGTCAATGATATCCGCGAGCGTTTTGCCGGTATCAGTGAGCAGGCGCCAAGATTGGACAAGCCCAGATGGCGCACTATGATGTCAACTATTCGCTGCATTGCTGATATCGCTATGTACGACTATGGTATCAGAGCCGTTGTACACCCTCATGCAGGCAGCTATCTGGAATTTGATGATGAAATCTCGCGGATGCTGGAGGATGTACCTTACGAAAAAGCTGGCCTGTGCCTGGATACAGGACACTTTGTGTATGCGGGTCTTGAGCCTGCCCAGTGGATGAAGGAGTGTACGTTCCGGCTTGAGCATGTTCACTTTAAGGATGTCTGTAACCAGCGCCTTGAATACTGCCTGAACAGCCAGATGGTCGGGTTTAAGGACGCTTGTGATTTTGGTGTTCTGCGGTCTGTGGGTGAAGGTGATATAGACTACTGTGCAATTAAAAGCGCTTTAGACCGGGTGGAGTACGATGGCTGGATAACGCTGCAACAGCTTCGTGATCCCAACTCTGAAGTCACCCCGTTTGAAGATGTTCGCCGAAGTCTGAATCATCTGCGTGAATTAGGTTTCTGA